In Amycolatopsis sulphurea, one genomic interval encodes:
- a CDS encoding SRPBCC domain-containing protein has protein sequence MGKGSVPAGDAYTIELRRRYSARIDDVWDALTNPERLRRWLKPVTGDLRPGGKFELDGGEHGEILRCEPPRLLTVSWLYGPDADAWPGTSEVQVRLAPGPAGDTEFELIHAAVVEEPLFPTYGPGAGGVGWDLHLLSLAQLLADGEAAGHEEVAKSPEGREFIRRSAAAWGEAHLAAGGEPVHVAAAVEATTKFYAPDPA, from the coding sequence ATGGGCAAGGGCAGCGTGCCCGCCGGCGACGCCTACACCATCGAGCTGCGGCGTCGATACTCAGCGCGGATCGACGACGTCTGGGATGCCCTGACCAACCCCGAGCGGCTGCGTCGCTGGTTGAAACCGGTCACCGGGGACCTGCGGCCTGGCGGGAAGTTCGAGCTGGACGGAGGCGAGCATGGCGAGATCCTCCGGTGCGAGCCACCGCGTCTGCTCACAGTGTCCTGGCTCTACGGGCCGGACGCCGACGCGTGGCCCGGGACGAGCGAGGTCCAGGTGCGTCTGGCCCCAGGCCCGGCCGGCGACACCGAATTCGAACTCATCCACGCGGCAGTCGTCGAGGAACCCCTCTTCCCGACCTATGGCCCCGGCGCCGGCGGCGTCGGCTGGGACCTGCATCTCCTCAGCCTGGCCCAGCTGCTGGCCGATGGTGAGGCCGCCGGCCACGAGGAGGTCGCGAAGTCACCCGAAGGGCGCGAGTTCATCCGGCGCAGCGCCGCGGCCTGGGGAGAGGCTCACCTGGCCGCCGGTGGCGAACCGGTGCACGTCGCGGCCGCAGTCGAGGCCACCACCAAGTTCTACGCACCCGACCCGGCCTGA
- a CDS encoding ArsR/SmtB family transcription factor has translation MHAFDILGDPVRRRILELLADGEQTSGAITDVIRAEFGLSQPGVSQHLRVLRDSGFASVRAEGARRFYAVEPAPLREVDAWFGRFRRFWDQRLDALETELARGKRAARTAGAKPGTEAGKTDPSAKGM, from the coding sequence GTGCACGCGTTCGACATCCTCGGCGACCCGGTGCGCCGGCGCATTCTGGAGCTGCTCGCCGACGGTGAGCAGACCTCGGGCGCGATCACGGACGTGATCCGGGCCGAGTTCGGGCTCTCCCAGCCGGGTGTCTCCCAGCATCTGCGCGTGCTGCGTGACAGCGGGTTCGCGTCGGTGCGGGCCGAGGGCGCTCGCCGGTTCTACGCCGTCGAGCCCGCGCCGCTGCGTGAGGTCGACGCATGGTTCGGCCGGTTTCGCCGGTTCTGGGATCAACGCCTCGACGCGCTGGAAACCGAGCTGGCCCGGGGCAAGCGCGCAGCTCGGACGGCTGGCGCCAAGCCCGGCACCGAGGCAGGCAAGACCGATCCCTCAGCGAAAGGCATGTGA
- a CDS encoding aromatic amino acid ammonia-lyase — MTDSSRIEINGTGLRCADAVRVARLSAWAELAPGAMARAEQSYELAVELGAKRAVYGRTTGVGANRHTVVDPESVDQHGLRLLRSHAGGTGEPLPGDAVRAAMLVRLNQLAAAGSGVHPRLLRALETALRVGAQPLVHSRGAIGTGDLTALAEIALTLAGELPWAAGALDPVAISPGDALAFISSNAATLAQAVLAWHDLSRLLDASTVVTALTFCALGGSAEAYSERVHQARPHPGAVRCAARLRRLLTAADDLPAGRRLQDPFGLRAFPQVQGTALEAAANVERVLDIDLNAAAENPFIDIETEQAYHHGQFSTAHVALAFDHLRAALHHVAELSAARLSDLVEPDLSGLPPFLADGPTGSSGIMILEYVAHDALGTLRHEASPVTLGTAVISRGLEDHASFSTHAVRSTVAATAAYRTVLACELLGATRALRLAETPLPDTPLREAFQLASSVLPHTMADHPLSTEIGQAETLLGRLALL, encoded by the coding sequence ATGACCGACAGCAGCCGAATCGAGATCAACGGCACCGGGCTCCGGTGCGCCGACGCGGTGCGGGTGGCCCGTCTCAGTGCGTGGGCCGAGCTGGCTCCGGGGGCGATGGCCAGGGCCGAGCAGAGTTACGAACTCGCCGTCGAGCTGGGTGCGAAGCGGGCGGTCTACGGCCGTACCACGGGGGTGGGCGCGAACCGGCATACCGTGGTGGATCCGGAGTCCGTGGACCAGCATGGGCTGCGGTTGCTGCGTAGTCACGCCGGCGGCACCGGTGAACCGCTGCCGGGGGACGCGGTCCGGGCGGCGATGCTCGTGCGGCTGAACCAGCTGGCGGCGGCGGGCAGCGGTGTGCACCCGCGGCTGCTGCGTGCGCTGGAGACCGCGTTGCGGGTGGGGGCTCAGCCGCTCGTGCACTCCCGGGGCGCGATCGGCACCGGGGACCTGACCGCGCTCGCGGAGATCGCGCTGACGCTGGCCGGGGAACTGCCGTGGGCGGCCGGCGCGCTCGATCCGGTCGCGATCAGCCCCGGTGACGCCCTGGCGTTCATCTCCAGCAACGCGGCGACGCTCGCGCAGGCCGTGCTGGCGTGGCACGACCTCTCACGGCTGCTGGACGCGAGCACCGTGGTCACCGCGTTGACGTTCTGCGCGCTGGGCGGTTCGGCCGAGGCCTACTCCGAACGCGTGCACCAGGCCCGGCCGCACCCGGGCGCGGTGCGGTGTGCCGCGCGGCTGCGCCGCCTGCTCACCGCCGCGGACGACCTGCCCGCCGGTCGCCGGCTGCAGGACCCGTTCGGGTTGCGGGCGTTTCCGCAGGTGCAGGGCACCGCGCTGGAGGCCGCGGCGAACGTGGAACGCGTCCTGGACATCGACCTCAACGCGGCGGCCGAGAATCCGTTCATCGACATCGAGACCGAACAGGCGTATCACCACGGGCAGTTCTCCACCGCACACGTGGCGCTCGCGTTCGACCACCTGCGCGCCGCGCTGCACCACGTCGCGGAGCTGTCGGCCGCCCGGTTGAGCGATCTCGTCGAACCGGACCTCAGCGGCCTGCCGCCGTTCCTCGCCGACGGGCCGACGGGCAGCTCCGGAATCATGATCCTCGAATACGTCGCGCACGACGCTCTCGGCACTCTGCGGCACGAAGCCTCTCCGGTCACCCTCGGCACCGCGGTGATCTCGCGCGGTCTGGAGGACCACGCGAGCTTTTCGACTCACGCCGTCCGCAGTACCGTCGCCGCGACCGCTGCGTACCGGACCGTGCTGGCTTGCGAACTCCTTGGCGCGACAAGGGCTTTGCGTCTCGCCGAGACGCCGCTTCCGGACACCCCGCTGCGCGAAGCCTTCCAGCTCGCGTCCTCGGTCCTGCCGCACACCATGGCCGATCACCCGCTCAGCACCGAAATCGGCCAGGCGGAGACCCTGCTCGGGCGGCTGGCCCTCCTGTAA
- a CDS encoding class I adenylate-forming enzyme family protein — translation MNVWTSREGLVLRDLVPSQLRRRWVDDGYCPDRDLYSLFAEQAARHPDRQAVVDDAGVLTYRQLRQKVRMAAGMLAAAGLGCQDVVGMQLENGRYAVIAELAVAAVGAVCLPIPAGQGEHDLLALLIRARARAVLVSDEGELDALRDRLPHLRRVSATPWIGLDHGPLPTPEPEAPARFLASSGSETAPKLVAYSHNAMAGGRANYLRAVHGDVEVPRDLVLVPLSSSYGSFGVPATLCRMGGTLLLPGRFDPVHAMTAIEELGATHVFGVPTMFRRMATAEVSADLSSLHAVVSSGDALPPRAAEAYRQRFGVPVVSVYGSADGVNCHTREPARGAGFPDPAVTSIRIRGGEIQARGPMTPLCYVGDEALDARYRLPGGWVRTGDLGRFDRDGRLHLLGRARRVILRGGHTISAAEVERELAAHHLVAEVACVPVPDPDLGERLCACVVAQPGSPTPHLGELAGFLIGRGLEPWKLPERLMVLPELPLGATGKVCLHTLSRLARDQH, via the coding sequence ATGAACGTATGGACTTCACGGGAAGGGCTCGTGCTGCGCGACCTCGTGCCCAGCCAGCTGCGGCGCCGCTGGGTGGACGACGGGTACTGCCCGGACCGGGACCTGTACTCGCTGTTCGCCGAGCAGGCCGCGCGGCACCCGGACCGCCAAGCGGTGGTCGACGACGCGGGCGTCCTGACCTACCGGCAGCTCCGGCAGAAGGTCCGCATGGCGGCGGGCATGCTCGCAGCGGCGGGCCTGGGATGCCAGGACGTGGTCGGTATGCAGCTCGAAAACGGGCGGTACGCGGTGATCGCCGAGCTGGCCGTCGCCGCGGTCGGTGCGGTGTGCCTGCCGATCCCGGCCGGGCAGGGCGAGCACGACCTGCTCGCGCTGCTGATTCGGGCCCGCGCCCGGGCCGTTCTCGTGTCCGATGAGGGAGAGCTCGACGCGCTGCGCGATCGGCTGCCGCATCTCCGGCGGGTCTCGGCCACGCCGTGGATCGGCCTCGATCACGGCCCGCTGCCGACGCCCGAACCCGAAGCGCCGGCCCGTTTCCTGGCCTCGTCCGGTTCCGAGACCGCACCCAAGCTGGTCGCCTACAGCCACAACGCCATGGCCGGCGGACGCGCGAACTATCTGCGCGCGGTGCACGGCGACGTCGAGGTACCGCGTGACCTGGTGTTGGTGCCGCTCTCATCCTCGTACGGTTCGTTCGGTGTACCGGCGACGCTGTGCCGGATGGGCGGCACATTGCTGCTGCCCGGCCGCTTCGACCCGGTCCACGCGATGACCGCCATCGAAGAACTCGGCGCGACCCACGTGTTCGGCGTGCCCACCATGTTCCGCCGCATGGCCACCGCGGAAGTGTCCGCCGATCTGTCAAGCCTGCACGCCGTGGTGTCCAGCGGCGACGCACTGCCCCCGCGGGCGGCGGAAGCGTACCGGCAGCGGTTCGGGGTGCCGGTCGTGAGCGTGTACGGCTCGGCGGACGGGGTCAACTGCCACACCCGGGAACCGGCGCGAGGTGCCGGATTTCCGGACCCCGCGGTCACTTCGATCCGCATCCGGGGCGGCGAGATCCAGGCTCGCGGCCCGATGACCCCGCTCTGTTACGTCGGCGACGAAGCCCTCGACGCCCGGTACCGGCTGCCCGGTGGCTGGGTGCGCACCGGCGACCTCGGCCGGTTCGACCGCGACGGCCGGCTGCACCTGCTCGGCCGCGCCCGGCGGGTGATCCTCCGTGGCGGCCACACCATCAGCGCGGCCGAGGTGGAACGGGAACTGGCCGCGCACCACCTGGTCGCCGAGGTGGCCTGCGTCCCGGTCCCCGATCCGGACCTGGGCGAACGGCTGTGCGCCTGCGTGGTCGCCCAGCCCGGATCCCCCACGCCGCACCTCGGCGAACTCGCCGGATTCCTCATCGGCCGGGGCCTGGAACCGTGGAAACTGCCGGAAAGGCTGATGGTGCTACCGGAACTCCCGCTCGGCGCCACCGGCAAGGTGTGCCTGCACACCCTCTCCCGGCTGGCCCGGGACCAGCACTGA
- a CDS encoding CoA transferase: MTSLLGRVSAGLGWTGPLDLVLRTEADIQAACGIMQVHGRRSGAPALLPVDYCATVGRQLLKTGVSAVHFARLRGLQLSTVSTSVAEAAVLTISQYLAAASAGDTPGEPGAGPPFVSAEGTRFELEALDAKVWIRFWAALNVPPAAIRDSWAPFAGRFATATCALPAELPQAAASRSFAALAAIAALTGMSLVTVQAQPLTGIPAYTITPGVGRQRVTAPTAGTAPLAGVRVLESTRRVHGPFAGHLLRLLGAEVVRIESPGGDPARAEPPCGDGISARFHAFDHGKQRAEIDLNTPAGRMEMLDLARTADVFLHDWTPGQAVRRGLDFRDLARAAPGLIYSSASGWGTERGALGAPATDFAVQAHSGFPAPTLLTVVGLFGGLVNAHGIVEALAQRETTGRGQVVESSLLSAAAHLNAVLRPIEGPPEVPVCTDLNDLVHDPRFAPCLIRDRCVTVASPWHFA, from the coding sequence ATGACTTCCCTACTCGGCCGGGTATCCGCAGGCCTCGGCTGGACCGGACCGCTGGATCTGGTGCTGCGCACCGAAGCCGACATCCAAGCCGCCTGCGGGATCATGCAGGTGCACGGCAGGCGGTCCGGCGCCCCGGCGCTGCTGCCCGTCGACTACTGCGCCACCGTCGGCCGTCAGCTGCTCAAGACCGGCGTCTCGGCGGTCCATTTCGCCCGGCTCCGGGGACTTCAACTGTCCACAGTGTCCACTTCGGTCGCGGAAGCCGCAGTGCTGACCATCTCGCAGTACCTGGCGGCCGCTTCGGCCGGTGATACGCCCGGGGAGCCCGGTGCGGGGCCGCCGTTCGTCTCCGCCGAGGGAACCCGGTTCGAGCTGGAGGCGCTCGACGCCAAGGTCTGGATTCGGTTCTGGGCCGCGCTGAACGTGCCACCGGCCGCGATCCGCGACAGCTGGGCACCGTTCGCCGGCCGGTTCGCGACGGCAACCTGTGCCCTGCCCGCCGAGCTACCGCAGGCCGCTGCGAGCCGGTCCTTCGCCGCGCTGGCCGCTATCGCCGCACTGACCGGGATGTCCCTCGTCACGGTGCAAGCCCAGCCGCTGACCGGGATCCCCGCCTACACCATCACTCCGGGCGTGGGGCGACAGCGGGTCACGGCCCCGACGGCGGGAACGGCGCCGCTGGCCGGGGTCCGGGTGCTGGAATCCACCCGGCGGGTGCACGGGCCGTTCGCAGGGCACCTGTTGCGGCTGCTCGGCGCGGAGGTCGTCCGGATCGAGTCGCCGGGTGGTGATCCGGCGCGTGCGGAACCGCCCTGCGGTGACGGGATCTCAGCGCGTTTCCACGCCTTCGATCACGGCAAGCAGCGGGCAGAGATCGACCTGAACACCCCGGCGGGCCGCATGGAAATGCTTGATCTCGCCCGGACGGCCGACGTCTTCCTGCACGACTGGACGCCCGGCCAGGCCGTCCGCCGCGGGCTCGATTTCCGGGATCTCGCCCGCGCCGCACCAGGGTTGATCTATTCGTCCGCCTCGGGCTGGGGCACCGAGCGCGGAGCACTCGGTGCCCCAGCGACCGATTTCGCCGTCCAGGCCCACAGTGGATTCCCTGCCCCGACGCTGCTGACGGTCGTCGGCCTCTTCGGTGGACTGGTCAACGCGCACGGGATCGTCGAGGCACTGGCGCAGCGGGAAACGACCGGCCGCGGGCAGGTGGTCGAATCGTCGCTGCTGTCCGCGGCCGCCCACCTCAACGCTGTGCTGCGGCCGATCGAAGGCCCTCCCGAGGTGCCCGTCTGCACCGACCTGAACGACCTCGTGCACGATCCCCGGTTCGCCCCGTGCCTGATCCGGGACCGCTGCGTGACGGTCGCTTCCCCTTGGCACTTCGCATGA
- a CDS encoding protoporphyrinogen/coproporphyrinogen oxidase → MNPDVVVVGAGIAGLTAARTLAGAGRRVRVLEAACRIGGRMATVRTGGYLVDTGAEQISSSGYDTTWKLVRACGLAPPELLPRLGAGVSLWRGGRARSGVTRLSALVTGAGLERGARRDLFRLLRQSRRGFDTGRPERSPLGECTVAELGARLHPSLSAHLLQPVASGFLGWHPERSTAAPLLALLAAIGPSSAWRTYRDGMDTLARSLAEGLDVRISCEVDEVRAEDGGVLVRTTYGDIDARAAILCVPAPIARVLYQNPDPAAGAFLAACSFSPMLKVSYLLDRPLTPLGRPASMLLVPAAEDSTVSTILADHVKHPGRVPAGHGLISVLAAPGRVPDLLTSPDETIEHVLGQAAERFVPGLQRATVGTLVHRFRHGHPEATPEALRTRAAFEARLGAAVDYAGDWVRLQPNSEGAAEAGRSAAERVHARLGAGSAGAR, encoded by the coding sequence ATGAACCCGGACGTGGTGGTGGTCGGGGCGGGGATCGCGGGGCTGACCGCCGCGCGCACCCTCGCCGGAGCGGGCCGCCGGGTCCGGGTGCTGGAGGCGGCCTGCCGGATCGGCGGGCGGATGGCCACCGTCCGGACCGGCGGCTACCTCGTGGACACCGGCGCGGAGCAGATCTCCTCCTCCGGCTACGACACGACCTGGAAACTGGTGCGGGCCTGCGGGCTCGCCCCGCCCGAGCTGCTCCCCCGGCTCGGCGCGGGCGTTTCCCTCTGGCGAGGCGGGCGGGCGCGGTCCGGGGTGACCCGGCTGTCCGCGCTGGTCACCGGTGCCGGGCTCGAACGCGGGGCCCGCCGGGATCTGTTCCGCCTGCTGCGCCAGAGCAGGCGCGGTTTCGACACCGGGCGGCCGGAACGGAGTCCGCTCGGCGAGTGCACCGTGGCCGAACTGGGCGCGCGTCTGCATCCCAGTCTCAGCGCCCATCTGCTGCAGCCCGTCGCGTCCGGTTTCCTCGGCTGGCATCCGGAGCGGTCCACCGCCGCGCCGTTGCTCGCGCTGCTGGCCGCGATCGGCCCGTCGTCGGCCTGGCGGACCTACCGGGATGGCATGGACACGCTCGCCCGGTCCCTGGCGGAAGGCCTGGACGTGCGCATCTCGTGCGAGGTCGATGAAGTGCGGGCGGAAGACGGCGGTGTCCTGGTGCGCACCACCTACGGCGACATCGATGCCCGCGCCGCGATCCTGTGCGTGCCCGCCCCGATCGCCCGTGTGCTGTACCAGAACCCGGATCCCGCGGCCGGCGCGTTCCTCGCGGCCTGTTCCTTTTCGCCGATGCTCAAGGTCAGCTACCTGCTCGACCGGCCGCTCACCCCGCTCGGACGGCCCGCCAGCATGCTGCTCGTCCCGGCGGCGGAGGACAGCACCGTCTCGACGATCCTGGCCGACCACGTCAAGCATCCGGGCCGGGTACCCGCCGGCCACGGGCTGATCTCCGTGCTGGCCGCCCCCGGCCGGGTGCCGGATCTGCTGACCTCACCGGACGAGACCATCGAGCACGTGCTGGGCCAGGCGGCCGAACGGTTCGTGCCCGGCCTTCAGCGGGCCACCGTCGGGACGCTGGTGCACCGGTTCCGTCACGGACACCCCGAGGCCACCCCGGAAGCCCTCCGGACCAGGGCGGCCTTCGAAGCCCGCCTCGGCGCGGCCGTGGACTACGCGGGCGATTGGGTCCGCTTGCAGCCGAACAGCGAAGGAGCCGCCGAGGCGGGCCGGAGCGCGGCCGAACGGGTCCACGCCCGGCTCGGCGCGGGATCGGCGGGTGCGCGATGA
- a CDS encoding DegT/DnrJ/EryC1/StrS family aminotransferase: MARPENALAEYTGAKYVREAGDGTHAVVLALGDAGVVRTDDREPAETASPLPHHGRFGATGGNFPAISTTTSLPGLNSRMDDLRATVLLTRLEQDIARCAKLAGVPGFRHTWPGTRQRAMRRRVRPPRGVRRRGFESVKGPFTDLHTDFADTLAGVLRGRRRWLGFGARDILRARKPGTHLHRLTVLLVPTVDLVVVR, translated from the coding sequence ATGGCCCGGCCGGAGAATGCACTCGCCGAATACACCGGCGCGAAATACGTCCGGGAGGCCGGCGACGGAACGCACGCAGTGGTGCTCGCGCTGGGCGACGCCGGTGTGGTGCGCACCGACGACCGGGAGCCGGCGGAGACCGCGAGCCCGCTGCCGCACCACGGCCGGTTCGGCGCGACCGGGGGGAACTTCCCGGCCATCTCGACCACGACCTCGCTGCCCGGCCTGAACAGCAGGATGGACGACCTGCGGGCGACCGTGCTGCTGACCCGGCTGGAGCAGGACATCGCCCGTTGCGCCAAGCTCGCCGGGGTCCCAGGGTTCCGGCACACTTGGCCGGGGACCCGGCAGCGGGCGATGCGGAGGCGTGTGCGACCACCTCGTGGCGTGCGCCGACGCGGTTTCGAGTCCGTGAAGGGCCCCTTCACAGACCTCCACACCGACTTTGCCGACACCCTGGCCGGGGTCCTGCGGGGCCGCCGGCGCTGGCTCGGCTTCGGTGCACGCGACATCCTGCGCGCCCGCAAGCCGGGGACGCACCTGCACCGGCTGACCGTGCTGCTGGTGCCGACCGTGGACCTGGTGGTCGTCCGATGA